A single window of Aspergillus puulaauensis MK2 DNA, chromosome 5, nearly complete sequence DNA harbors:
- a CDS encoding uncharacterized protein (COG:S;~EggNog:ENOG410Q1SB) yields the protein MSDSEDSDASDWQEVRHYSDHLGHPVVLEQYVEPDNLPDPDHIIPIQVYSLVPLDADHEVLRQYLLQTFYTEEVLPLFEIYSYCPPDAFACIEHNRREIAHRKQQHRLGASDPPLLIPQFYGHYHRAPAGRCILLRSHSYRLGDTNDEDRLAETGEGPDLLFFNRSFSTTRSHVDDGQRVFSERRRPGDELYLEAFELSIERVRDQTRTGQIIMTDIVSNASGFVGGSLKYAMDVDEGAPPDSTPAPEQHIRHQLDQQFTAGGFALDPAFLISQNAGGVTVTNTPDGAEPDLQYPVYVPFLSHLRGPAAISLLESTSRLLTAALVSHFPAQKTLTLKFYIPETNNWAAILPAHRNALGQETTNDFPIGALHTFPPNNNETPVTHRVSPQLRPDALNTAQRQLAHPYRVFAVVLDRANFVTEAGVYFYMADPDTSQRDPAISGPDTEVWRSAGMREVTRRLAMLAVEEAQSH from the coding sequence ATGTCCGACAGCGAAGACAGCGACGCCAGTGACTGGCAGGAAGTCCGCCACTACTCCGACCATCTGGGACATCCCGTGGTGCTGGAACAATATGTCGAGCCTGATAACCTCCCGGACCCCGACCacatcatccccatccagGTCTACAGTCTTGTCCCGCTGGATGCAGACCATGAAGTCCTGCGGCAGTATCTTTTGCAGACTTTTTATACCGAAGAAGTTCTGCCATTATTTGAAATCTACTCGTATTGCCCGCCGGATGCCTTTGCCTGCATTGAGCACAACCGCCGTGAAATCGCCCATCGCAAGCAGCAACACCGGTTGGGCGCTTCTGACCCGCCGCTGCTGATCCCCCAGTTCTATGGCCATTACCACCGAGCCCCTGCTGGCCGCTGTATTCTCCTGCGGTCCCACAGCTATCGTCTCGGCGATACTAACGACGAGGACCGGCTGGCAGAGACTGGTGAAGGCCCGgacttgctcttcttcaaccgctCCTTCTCCACCACTCGCAGCCACGTTGACGATGGCCAGCGTGTGTTTTCGGAGCGCCGTAGACCTGGTGACGAGCTCTATCTGGAAGCATTTGAGCTGTCTATAGAGCGCGTCCGCGACCAGACTAGGACGGGCCAGATAATAATGACCGACATCGTCAGCAATGCCAGTGGCTTTGTTGGGGGCTCGCTCAAATACGCCATGGATGTAGACGAGGGCGCACCTCCCGACTCAACCCCGGCCCCGGAGCAACATATCCGTCACCAGTTGGACCAGCAGTTCACAGCGGGGGGCTTTGCGCTTGACCCAGCATTCCTTATTTCCCAGAATGCCGGCGGGGTGACTGTCACCAATACCCCTGACGGGGCTGAGCCTGACCTACAGTACCCCGTATACGTGCCTTTTCTCTCCCATCTCCGTGGCCCTGCggcaatatctctcctcGAAAGCACTTCTCGTCTCCTGACCGCAGCACTGGTGTCCCACTTCCCAGCCCAGAAAACGCTCACCCTTAAATTCTATatcccagaaacaaacaactgGGCCGCTATCCTCCCCGCCCACCGTAACGCCCTGGGCCAGGAAACCACCAACGACTTCCCCATTGGTGCCCTCCACACCTTTCCCCCGAATAATAATGAAACCCCCGTGACTCATCGCGTCTCGCCGCAGTTGCGCCCAGACGCACTCAACACCGCCCAGAGACAGCTCGCGCATCCGTACCGCGTCTTTGCGGTTGTGCTTGATAGAGCGAACTTCGTCACCGAAGCGGGCGTCTATTTTTACATGGCTGACCCCGACACGAGCCAGAGGGATCCTGCTATAAGCGGTCCAGATACTGAGGTCTGGCGCAGCGCTGGGATGCGCGAGGTGACGCGGCGATTGGCGATGctggctgttgaggaggcgCAATCGCATTAG
- a CDS encoding thioredoxin domain-containing protein (COG:O;~EggNog:ENOG410PK9A;~InterPro:IPR004879,IPR036249,IPR008928,IPR024705, IPR012341;~PFAM:PF03190;~go_process: GO:0005975 - carbohydrate metabolic process [Evidence IEA]), whose amino-acid sequence MQAQQTQGHDNATGAGPKLVNRLGASKSPYVRAHGHNPVAWQLWDAESMELARRHNRLIFLSIGYSACHWCHVMEKESFMSQEVASILNESFIPIKVDREERPDVDDIYMNYVQATTGAGGWPLNVFLTPDLEPVFGGTYWPGPSSTSLLGPDTVSFIEILEKLRDVWQTQRQRCLDSAKEITKQLKEFAEEGTHTYQGDRQADEDLDVELLEEAYQHFASRYDTANGGFGRAPKFPTPSNLSFLLRLGIYPSAVSDVVGQEECENATAMAVNTLISMARGGIRDHIGHGFARYSVTGDWGLPHFEKMLYDQAQLLDVYVDAFKITHSPELLGAVYDLITYLTSAPVQSATGAFHSSEDADSLPTPNDTEKREGSFYVWTLKELTQVLGPRDAGVCARHWGVLPDGNIAPENDPHDEFMNQNVLSIKATPSKLAKEFGLGEDEVVRIIKSSRQKLREYRDKNRVRPDLDDKIIVAWNGLAIGALAKCSVLFEEVDGSKATQCREAAAKAINFIKDTLFEKSTGQLWRIYRDGSKGTTQGFAEDYAFLTGGLLDMYEATFDDSYLQFAEQLQRYLNDNFLALAGSTPAGYYTTPSTPTPGSPGTLLRLKTGTESALPSVNGVIARNLLRLSSILEDDKYRVLARQTCHSFAVEILQHPFLFVGLLDAIVGLETGTRNVTGVFSTANATASTSSSGPSTQEGGGGGPPASSGRDALVKKIRAEAGLSLSTSVTTVASLVDIRPSHLGDFVGNQSFWLRTRNQLFKDLKTGNPARNYLLVCEEGRCQTVDL is encoded by the exons ATGCAGGCGCAACAGACCCAGGGCCACGATAATGCGACCGGCGCGGGGCCCAAGCTTGTGAACCGGTTGGGGGCTAGTAAATCCCCGTAT GTTAGAGCACATGGACACAATCCTGTGGCCTGGCAGCTATGGGATGCGGAAAGCATGGAACTCGCCCGGAGGCATAACCGGCTAATCTTCCTCAGCATCGGCTATTCAGCATGCCATT GGTGTCATGTTATGGAGAAAGAGTCGTTTATGTCGCAAGAGGTAGCTTCGATTCTCAACGAGTCATTTATTCCAATAAAGGTTGACCGAGAAGAACGGCCTGACGTCGACGATATATACATGAATTACGTTCAAGCAACCACAGGGGCCGGGGGTTGGCCGCTAAATGTTTTCTTAACCCCGGATTTGGAGCCCGTTTTCGGTGGCACTTACTGGCCCGGCCCGAGCTCGACCTCGTTGCTTGGCCCCGACACGGTCAGCTTTATCGAGAttctggagaagctgcggGATGTTTGGCAAACTCAACGGCAGCGTTGTCTCGACAGTGCGAAGGAGATTACCAAACAGCTGAAAGAATTTGCCGAAGAAGGAACACACACGTACCAGGGTGACCGCCAAGCCGACGAGGATTTAGATGTTGAGCTTCTGGAAGAGGCGTATCAACACTTTGCATCTCGGTACGATACGGCCAATGGAGGATTTGGGAGAGCACCCAAGTTCCCGACTCCGTCGAATCTGAGTTTCCTCCTTCGTCTTGGAATTTACCCTAGCGCGGTGTCTGATGTCGTTGGACAAGAAGAGTGCGAGAATGCTACAGCAATGGCTGTTAATACACTCATCAGTATGGCCCGTGGGGGTATTCGAGATCACATCGGCCATGGATTTGCGCGGTATAGCGTAACAGGGGACTGGGGCCTACCTCACTTCGAAAAGATGTTGTATGACCAGGCACAACTCCTAGATGTCTACGTCGATGCCTTCAAGATCACCCACAGCCCAGAGCTGCTGGGTGCGGTGTACGATCTGATTACCTACCTTACATCCGCTCCAGTCCAGTCTGCGACAGGGGCCTTCCACTCGTCCGAGGATGCCGATAGTCTACCAACCCCCAATGATACAGAGAAGCGAGAGGGTTCTTTCTACGTCTGGACCCTCAAGGAGCTAACTCAGGTCTTGGGCCCGCGAGATGCTGGCGTCTGCGCTCGCCACTGGGGCGTGCTCCCCGATGGAAACATCGCACCGGAAAATGACCCTCACGACGAATTCATGAATCAAAATGTCCTTTCGATCAAGGCTACACCAAGTAAGCTGGCCAAAGAATTTGGCCTAGGTGAGGATGAAGTAGTGCGAATCATCAAGTCGAGCAGGCAAAAGCTGCGGGAATATCGGGATAAAAACCGGGTACGGCCCGATCTCGACGACAAAATCATTGTAGCGTGGAACGGATTAGCGATCGGTGCCCTAGCCAAGTGCAGCGTGTTGTTTGAAGAGGTCGACGGTTCAAAAGCGACTCAATGCCGAGAGGCTGCAGCCAAGGCAatcaacttcatcaaggATACTCTCTTCGAAAAGTCCACGGGACAACTCTGGCGGATCTATCGCGACGGCAGCAAAGGAACGACCCAGGGCTTTGCCGAAGACTATGCCTTTTTGACCGGTGGACTATTGGATATGTATGAGGCGACGTTTGATGATAGCTACCTACAATTCGCCGAACAACTACAGC GCTACCTCAATGACaacttccttgcccttgccggCTCAACCCCTGCAGGCTACTACACCACCCCGTCGACACCAACCCCAGGTTCACCGGGGACTCTACTCCGGCTGAAGACCGGTACCGAGTCTGCCCTTCCATCAGTCAACGGGGTAATCGCAcgcaatctcctccgcctctccagcatcctCGAAGACGACAAATACCGTGTTCTTGCCCGCCAGACCTGCCATTCCTTCGCGGTAGAAATCCTCCAGCACCCgttcctcttcgtcggcctCCTAGATGCGATTGTGGGATTAGAAACGGGGACAAGGAATGTTACAGGGGTGTTCAGCACCGCAAACGCTACAGCGTCTACTTCGAGCTCGGGTCCGTCAACccaggaaggaggaggagggggccCACCAGCATCCTCGGGGCGGGACGCACTGGTGAAGAAAATTCGTGCAGAAGCGGGTCTATCCCTTTCAACGTCGGTGACTACCGTGGCATCTCTGGTGGATATCAGGCCCTCGCATTTGGGTGACTTTGTCGGGAACCAGTCTTTCTGGCTGCGCACGCGGAACCAGCTATTCAAGGATCTGAAGACGGGGAATCCCGCCAGGAATTATCTGCTAGTATGTGAGGAGGGGCGCTGTCAAACGGTTGATCTATAA
- a CDS encoding putative G2/M phase checkpoint control protein Sum2 (COG:U;~EggNog:ENOG410PR3C;~InterPro:IPR025609,IPR010920,IPR025761,IPR025762, IPR019050,IPR025768;~PFAM:PF09532,PF12701), producing MDMNHLIGQRFNLISKSDIRYVGTLHEINPEASTIALQNVVSFGTEGRRGNPAEELPPSNSVYEYIVFRGSDVKDISVAEDTKENAQPEPPQMPDDPAILGSAPRPGPAPPAPGSGPQGVPPQPQQPPQQPLQQPPQGPQGPPQGPQGPQGPQGHPPPPPPGYPQQPQFQNFYSPYGPRYPPFPPGPGYPPMPYGAPPGWYPPPGQGFPPGPGGPGQFPPQVPIGPPGQHQTPPAQRATPTGPKATSELPVGDRPMSKPPVQEIIPPATAPAQSAPTPPVESKPSVAEAVKATTASLAERAPPTGPRGGRAPPAIPITPARPAANAPLAPAGANNVSQGTAQAAITEANRAATAAVAAAMAKLPQPNGQKKPQQAEASVEGVTRQLGEMKPYDGNRAPRGGQHSRGRGGHRGQHQQAQGNKKMDVPKTDYDFATANAKFNKQDLVKEAIASGSPVQEVESPSQSISTAELAPTTQTANVYNRTTSFFDNISSESRDREDTTGARPVGREWRGEEEKRNIETFGQGSVDGYRSSHRGRGRGRGYGRGRGGYGRGYGGRGRGGRNMSQSTGVPTAN from the exons ATGGATATGAACCATTTAATAGG TCAACGCTTTAACTTGATCTCAAAAAGTGATATTCG CTATGTCGGCACTTTACATGAGATCAACCCCGAAGCTTCCACGATCGCTCTGCAGAATGTCGTATCATTCGGAACCGAAGGCAGACGAGGCAACCCTGCCGAAGAATTACCTCCATCCAACAGTGTCTACGAATACATTGTCTTCCGCGGAAGTGATGTAAAAGATATCAGCGTTGCAGAGGATACGAAGGAGAATGCACAGCCCGAACCTCCTCAGATGCCAGATGACCCGGCAATCCTAGGG AGCGCGCCTCGTCCAGGTCCAGCCCCTCCAGCCCCCGGTTCAGGCCCTCAAGGCGTCCCTCCCCagccgcaacaaccaccccAGCAACCGCTTCAACAACCCCCTCAAGGACCTCAAGGACCCCCTCAAGGACCCCAAGGACCCCAAGGACCTCAAGGGCATCCacccccacctcctccaggcTACCCTCAACAGCCGCAATTCCAAAACTTTTACTCTCCATATGGGCCACGGTATCCCCCCTTCCCGCCTGGCCCTGGCTACCCGCCGATGCCGTATGGagctcctcctggctggtACCCTCCACCCGGTCAAGGCTTCCCCCCTGGCCCAGGAGGTCCAGGACAGTTTCCTCCCCAGGTGCCAATTGGTCCTCCAGGCCAGCACCAAACTCCACCTGCTCAGCGGGCCACTCCAACTGGACCCAAAGCAACTTCCGAGCTGCCCGTTGGTGATCGCCCCATGAGCAAGCCACCTGTCCAGGAGATTATCCCTCCAGCTACCGCACCGGCTCAAAGCGCACCCACTCCACCCGTTGAGTCCAAGCCTTCCGTAGCGGAAGCTGTGAAGGCAACAACTGCATCTCTTGCGGAGAGAGCCCCTCCGACTGGGCCCCGGGGAGGACGTGCGCCACCTGCCATTCCGATCACTCCTGCGAGACCGGCAGCCAACGCGCCTCTAGCTCCCGCCGGTGCGAATAATGTGAGCCAAGGCACTGCTCAAGCCGCTATCACTGAGGCAAATCGTGCGGCTACGGCTGCTGTCGCCGCTGCTATGGCCAAGCTACCTCAACCGAATGGACAAAAGAAGCCTCAGCAAGCAGAAGCTTCCGTGGAAGGTGTCACCAGACAGCTAGGTGAAATGAAACCTTATGACGGCAACCGTGCTCCTCGTGGGGGCCAGCATTCtcgcggccgtggcggtCACCGaggccagcaccaacaaGCGCAGGGCAATAAGAAGATGGACGTTCCCAAGACCGACTATGACTTTGCAACTGCCAATGCCAAGTTCAACAAGCAAGATTTGGTCAAGGAGGCCATTGCCTCTGGTTCTCCTGTCCAGGAGGTTGAATCTCCTTCGCAGTCGATTAGCACTGCCGAACTCGCGCCAACCACTCAAACAGCGAACGTCTACAACAGGACGACATCATTCTTCGACAACATCTCGAGTGAGTCCCGTGATCGTGAAGACACTACCGGTGCTCGACCTGTTGGCCGGGAATGGCGCggtgaggaggaaaagcGGAACATTGAGACCTTCGGCCAGGGCAGTGTTGACGGATACCGGAGCAGCCACCGGGGCCGTGGCAGAGGCCGTGGTTATGGTCGCGGCAGGGGTGGTTACGGTCGTGGCTATGGTGGCCGAGGCCGCGGAGGCCGCAACATGTCGCAGTCGACCGGCGTCCCAACTGCGAACTAG
- a CDS encoding WD40 repeat domain-containing protein (COG:S;~EggNog:ENOG410PFI0;~InterPro:IPR036322,IPR015943,IPR019775,IPR001680, IPR017986;~PFAM:PF00400;~go_function: GO:0005515 - protein binding [Evidence IEA]), with amino-acid sequence MSASTHRDDFFQTTSALDQQQRKDAKSKNTDGSPIRLQSKILAIEADPFDNGSVYVAQSGGTIRKLNLETGETASIFKGPTAPITSLCFSPNGRILFAGCWDKSVWSWDINSKQKKLQYEGHTDFVRAVVTTRFKGQDLLLSGGADAQILVFDIASGQQLHVFKGHTKGIQDLAIDPFTLDPDSAEQTVFSAGSDREIRHFDISKGSHDLTGTEALLAHDTNINKLYFDQDGDLWTASADKTAKCLVREDGWKPNLTLNHPDYVRDVVVDERGGWVITACRDEEVRVWNRSTGQLYHTFSGHYEEVTGLALIGLTLVSVSIDATIRQWSLKPDDLRNAVAQATNPSTDEESANPESMLTEEEERELAELLEED; translated from the exons ATGTCCGCTTCCACCCATCGCGACGACTTCTTCCAGACTAC TTCTGCTCTTGATCAACAACAACGAAAGGACGCCAAGTCAAAAAACACAGACGGATCCCCAATCAGACTGCAGAGCAAGATCCTTGCAATTGAAGCGGACCCCTTCGATAATGGCTCTGTTTATGTGGCGCAAAGCGGTGGGACAATCAGGAAGCTAAATCTCGAG ACCGGTGAAACTGCCTCTATCTTCAAAGGACCTACTGCACCCATCACGAGCCTTTGCTTTAGTCCAAACGGCCGGATCCTGTTCGCAGGATGTTGGGACAAGAGCGTTTGGAGCTGGGACATAAATTcaaagcaaaagaagctACAGTATGAAGGTCACACCGACTTCGTGAGAGCCGTTGTGACGACGAGGTTCAAGGGCCAGGATCTCCTCCTGTCGGGTGGTGCCGATGCGCAAATACTGGTATTCGACATTGCGAGCGGGCAACAGCTGCATGTGTTCAAGGGCCACACAAAAGGAATCCAAGACCTGGCAATTGACCCCTTTACCCTAGACCCTGACAGTGCCGAGCAAACTGTTTTTAGCGCCGGTAGTGACAGGGAAATCCGTCACTTTGATATCTCCAAAGGCAGCCACGACCTGACTGGCACGGAGGCACTTTTGGCTCATGACACaaacatcaacaagcttTACTTCGATCAGGATGGAGATCTCTGGACAGCTTCAGCGGATAAAACAGCAAAGTGTCTCGTTAGGGAGGACGGCTGGAAACCGAACCTCACACTCAACCATCCCGATTATGTGCGTGACGTGGTGGTCGATGAGCGTGGAGGATGGGTTATTACAGCTTgtcgagatgaagaagttcgCGTATGGAATCGATCG ACTGGGCAACTATACCACACGTTTTCCGGTCATTACGAGGAGGTCACAGGCTTGGCCCTAATTGGGCTGACTTTGGTCAGCGTTAGTATCGATGCTACCATCCGGCAGTGGTCTCTGAAGCCTGATGATCTACGGAATGCCGTAGCACAGGCAACCAACCCTTCAACTGACGAAGAGTCGGCAAACCCAGAGTCTATGCTaacagaagaggaggagcgagagCTAGCAGAGCTATTGGAAGAAGACTAA
- a CDS encoding CAP domain-containing protein (COG:S;~EggNog:ENOG410PRT6;~InterPro:IPR002413,IPR014044,IPR001283,IPR018244, IPR035940;~PFAM:PF00188;~SECRETED:SignalP(1-17);~go_component: GO:0005576 - extracellular region [Evidence IEA]) produces the protein MKSSMFLGALCALGAVAQEVKNPSEVKPSYVTTWTTTTVTDWTTKTITKTITVRPTSTAAPVSTTVSVPNAQIKVPQSSTSSAEPTTTAESTTTQAPAQTEEPEQTEQPEQTTWSTAWESIWTPTESATQSATQTSTEETAQTQAPAPANGYQGKVLQSHNIHRANHSSDALTWSADLEKSAQVLASRCVYQHDTDIAPNANNYGQNIGYGTSADEVGVMISNLMYNDEMGYYENLYGEATPDMSLFEKWGHFSQIVWKGTKEVGCATAVCNSLGNVDSTEALPFTVCNYSPAGNVPNEYGDNILKPLGKALFRAE, from the exons ATGAAGTCTTCAATGTTCTTGGGTGCCTTGTGCGCCCTCGGTGCCGTGGCCCAGGAGGTTAAGAACCCTTCCGAGGTTAAGCCTTCCTACGTTACTACATGGACCACAACCACCGTGACCGACTGGACCACCAAGACCATCACCAAGACCATCACTGTTAGacccaccagcaccgccgcgCCTGTCTCGACTACAGTCTCTGTCCCCAATGCCCAAATTAAGGTCCCTcaatcctcgaccagctctgCCGAGCCCACTACTACTGCCGAGTCTACCACTACCCAGGCGCCCGCTCAAACCGAGGAGCCTGAGCAGACTGAACAGCCTGAACAGACGACTTGGTCCACAGCCTGGGAGTCGATTTGGACTCCTACTGAGTCTGCCACTCAGTCTGCCACCCAGACCAGCACCGAAGAGACCGCCCAGACCCAAGCTCCCGCTCCTGCCAACGGCTACCAGGGCAAGGTCCTCCAGAGCCACAACATTCACCGCGCCAACCACTCTTCTGACGCCCTTACCTGGTCAGCAGACCTTGAGAAGAGTGCTCAGGTCCTCGCCTCCCGCTGTGTTTACCAGCACGACAC AGATATCGCACCAAACGCCAATAATTACGGCCAGAACATCGGTTATGGTACCTCGGCAGATGAAGTTGGTGTTATGATCTCCAACCTGATGTACAACGATGAGATGGGCTACTATGAGAACCTCTACGGAGAGGCCACCCCCGACATGTCCCTGTTCGAAAAGTGGGGCCACTTCTCTCAGATCGTGTGGAAGGGAACCAAGGAGGTCGGCTGCGCTACCGCTGTCTGCAACTCGCTTGGCAATGTTGATTCCACCGAGGCCCTGCCCTTCACAGTGTGCAACTACAGCCCCGCAG GAAACGTGCCAAACGAATACGGTGACAACATCCTCAAGCCTCTTGGCAAAGCCCTCTTTAGGGCCGAATAA
- a CDS encoding choline/carnitine O-acyltransferase (COG:I;~EggNog:ENOG410PGGI;~InterPro:IPR042572,IPR039551,IPR042231,IPR042232, IPR023213,IPR000542;~PFAM:PF00755;~go_function: GO:0016746 - transferase activity, transferring acyl groups [Evidence IEA]): protein MESPRSHPASEPKIKPTTVDGGLTDQVTNRSGGITFQHQDSLPKLPIPDLEGTCRKYLDALSPLQTAKEHEESKAAVRDFLKSDGPALQEKLQKYASSQTSYIEQFWYDSYLNYDSPVVLNLNPFFLLEDDPTPARNDQVPRASSLVVSALSFVRAVRREELTPDTVRGTPLCMYQYSRLFGTSRVPTENGCVISQDPNAKHIVVMCRGQFYWFDVLDANHDQIMTERDIAMNLEVILADAEQTPIQEAAKGAMGVLSTENRKVWSGLREVLTKDEHSNNAEGLNIVDTALFILCLDDTEPHNTSELCANMLCGTSEVEKGVQVGTCTNRWYDKLQIIVCKNGSAGINFEHTGVDGHTVLRFASDVYTDTILRFARTINGKAPSLWATTSPDPSKRDPRSFGDVSPTPRKLEWDMAPELSIAIRFAESHLADLLQQHEFQVLDFNGYGKNFITSMGFSPDAFVQMAFQAAYYGLYGQMVNTYEPAMTKSFLHGRTEAIRTVTNESLDFLKTFWADNPAEDKVNALRKATEKHTATTKECSKGQGQDRHLYALYTLWQRSFDEAPVSANNSVDEGSNGYTSPLENGSPRSPSISETDGLSSTSGYSRAMRSVPPTPAIFNDPGWDKINNTVLSSSNCGNPSLRHFGFGPTSADGFGIGYIIKDESISICASSKHRQTARLMQTLESYLFEIRKLLRATNHKPASPRTSRAREMEMIAERVQRDQRRGRIVRTDTGHLRAGTETPTTDSGEMEDDGMGGYGFFDAGMLLHALKGLHVDRERGGDKPERRRFVGKKLRLNEY from the exons ATGGAGTCTCCTCGCTCCCATCCGGCTTCCGAGCCGAAAATCAAGCCGACAACTGTGGATGGAGGGTTGACAGACCAAGTAACCAACAGGAGCGGTGGAATCACATTCCAACATCAAGATTCTCTTCCAAAGCTACCTATCCCGGACCTTGAGGGTACATGTCGGAAATATTTGGACGCCTTGTCGCCCTTGCAAACAGCAAAGGAGCATGAAGAATCTAAGGCCGCAGTGCGGGACTTTCTCAAATCCGATGGCCCCGCCCTCCAAGAGAAACTGCAAAAATATGCCTCTTCGCAAACAAGTTATATTGAGCAGTTTT GGTATGACTCTTACCTGAATTATGACAGCC CCGTTgttctcaacctcaatccGTTCTTCTTGTTAGAAGATGACCCGACTCCCGCGAGAAATGACCAGGTGCCTAGAGCATCATCCCTGGTGGTTTCAGCCCTATCGTTCGTGCGAGCTGTCCGGCGTGAGGAATTAACACCAGATACCGTTCGAGGAACGCCATTATGCATGTATCAATACTCCCGACTCTTTGGCACTTCGCGTGTGCCCACAGAAAATGGGTGCGTTATCAGCCAAGATCCTAACGCAAAACACATTGTCGTCATGTGCCGCGGTCAGTTCTACTGGTTCGATGTGCTCGATGCAAACCACGACCAAATAATGACGGAAAGGGATATCGCAATGAACCTTGAGGTGATTCTCGCAGACGCAGAACAAACCCCAATCCAGGAGGCGGCTAAGGGAGCCATGGGTGTTCTCAGTACAGAAAACCGCAAGGTGTGGTCAGGACTGAGAGAAGTTCTTACTAAGGATGAGCACTCCAACAATGCTGAGGGTCTCAACATTGTCGATACCGCTCTGTTTATCCTCTGTCTGGATGATACTGAGCCGCATAACACGTCTGAGCTTTGCGCCAACATGCTCTGTGGTACCAGTGAGGTGGAAAAGGGTGTGCAAGTGGGTACCTGCACGAACAGATGGTACGACAAGCTCCAGATTATTGTGTGTAAGAACGGCAGTGCTGGAATCAACTTTGAACACACTGGTGTGGATGGCCATACTGTTCTCCGATTCGCCAGTGATGTCTACACGGACACCATACTTCGTTTCGCACGAACGATCAACGGTAAAGCTCCAAGCCTATGGGCAACAACTAGTCCCGACCCATCCAAGCGGGATCCTCGAAGCTTTGGTGATGTTAGCCCGACACCGCGGAAACTCGAGTGGGATATGGCGCCTGAGTTGAGTATTGCCATCCGTTTTGCCGAATCACACCTCGCagatctcctccagcaacacGAGTTCCAAGTGCTTGACTTCAATGGATATGGAAAGAACTTTATTACGTCTATGGGATTTTCTCCCGATGCGTTTGTTCAGATGGCGTTCCAGGCGGCTTACTACGGACTTTATGGGCAGATGGTGAACACCTACGAACCAGCCATGACCAAGTCCTTCCTACATGGGCGAACCGAAGCTATCCGAACCGTCACGAACGAATCGCTCGATTTTTTGAAGACGTTCTGGGCTGATAATCCTGCTGAAGACAAGGTGAATGCTCTACGGAAAGCTACGGAAAAGCACACTGCCACCACGAAGGAGTGCTCTAAAGGGCAAGGGCAGGACCGTCACCTCTACGCTCTGTATACCTTGTGGCAGAGATCCTTCGATGAGGCCCCAGTTTCTGCGAATAACAGCGTCGACGAAGGATCAAATGGCTACACAAGCCCCCTGGAGAACGGATCGCCTAGGTCTCCGTCTATCTCAGAGACAGATGGGTTGTCATCCACAAGCGGATACAGCCGGGCCATGCGCAGTGTGCCCCCAACccccgccatcttcaacgaTCCCGGCTGGGACAAAATCAACAACACGGTCCTCTCATCGTCCAACTGCGGCAACCCGTCCCTACGGCACTTCGGTTTCGGGCCGACGTCCGCAGATGGGTTTGGCATCGGATACATCATCAAAGACGAATCAATCTCGATCTGCGCCTCATCCAAGCACCGCCAGACCGCGCGCCTGATGCAAACACTCGAGTCGTACCTATTCGAGATCCGGAAGTTGCTGCGCGCGACGAACCACAAGCCAGCAAGCCCCCGAACTAGCCGCGCCcgcgagatggagatgattgCAGAGCGGGTCCAGCGCGATCAACGCCGGGGTCGCATCGTCCGTACTGACACGGGCCATCTGCGGGCCGGGACCGAGACGCCTACGACCGATAGCggggagatggaagatgatggtaTGGGCGGAT ATGGATTCTTCGATGCAGGGATGCTCCTCCATGCGCTGAAGGGATTGCATGTTGATCGTGAGCGGGGCGGCGACAAGCCTGAGCGTCGACGGTTTGTCGGCAAAAAGCTACGGTTGAATGAATATTAA